Part of the Vigna radiata var. radiata cultivar VC1973A chromosome 11, Vradiata_ver6, whole genome shotgun sequence genome is shown below.
TTTATAGTTTGTTTCATTAAGAATTAGAATCACATTCAGATTAGTAGTTCAAGTGTGTTATGTGAGCAAACACAAACTCACCCTGTCATAATTTCACCATCACAAGCTGTaggtaaaataacaaaaatcccTTTGAAttggccaaagaaaaagaaggaccaatttaaaagaagaaaacaatataaGGGTTCTATTTCTCTTGCTGACAAAACAAGAAGCAAAACTAGTGgaaatgaataataaaactcCTAAATTTTACCATTTGGGTtcttaaaaagttgaaaaaaaaaacatatttaaattcatGCTAATGAGGAAATagaatttaatataagaaaaaacataattataaatataagttctAATACCAATTATTACATTATACATCAAAACATTTAATTCTTAATGAGCAATTAAATccttcaataaaataaacaattcctaatatttttttttgcgattgagaattaaaaacaatataaatgaaATCTATTTCCATATACGTTATTCCCGATTACTAATCCATATACGTTTTCATATACTGTTTAATAGGATATtggaaattatttatttaattaaaaaaaatattttttattgataattaatctGTCTTTTTTCTAATCTAACATGTTTGACATTTAAGATTGAGTGTGGAATTAATATTAAAGGCCCTGCAGAAATTTCCAGACACTATCGAAAGTGAAATTGGACACGTTGAACAATGAACACGCACAAAAATATAGTTTGAGTTTCCACCtcctaaagaaaaatcaaacattcCAATTTTGTCTAAGCAGGACCACAGAAAAATTGGACATATTATAGGGACTGTTCAAACGTGTGTACTACAAGTAGaatcaacttttctttttctactttatttttagacaatatgtctcattcatttatataatccTATTACTATAAAGTAAAACTATTAATAAGGATAAtactcttaaaaatatttaatatacaatattaaaattaagattgtaATGTAATTGGACTTAGAAGTCGTATAATAACTTATAAAGTCACACTTCTAACAAACACATAGAAGGAGTAGTTTTGAAGGTCATCATACCCAACTCTGCACTTTCCTAGCAAGTATTCTTCAATATCAAATAGACAAAGACAAGTCATTGCTTCTTGTTATCTTCATGTTTCCTTCCACACACAATTgcataattaaagaaaatatatcctTCATTTAATaacttcaaaaccaaaaaaCAGCCATATGGTTTATAAAGTAAGCTGCGTATAAACTAAggcaactatatatatatatatatatatatgaagtcTTAATCACCTAACCAATTTGATATGTCCAAAGCTATAAAAAGGGGGTTGAAGAAACTTTGTTATTGACGatttgtaaattaaattgatGCACTGAGCATAATCATATGTCTCTACTTTTGGTCATTTTATAGAGTTTGGTATGCAGTTGTGAATGAAGGAACTGAGTTTCAACACTAAGAACAGAAATTATTctgttttctttaaaataaacaaaaactcCATTGGTACCACAGATGCTACTGAAAATTGGTCCCAAAGACTCAATGCTAACTCCCTGATGACACCATGGTTTAACAAATTCCAAAACTTCACTTTTGAATTAGGAGACTTCGAGAACTACATTGCACTCAAAACTTAGGAGATTATGTTCTAACACCGTATAAGTATGCTTTTGTAGTTCAATACATCAATCTCACTCTAAATTGCAGTTAAAGAATGCATTAATTTTGAGTGAAATATGTCGCACTAAATACGTACCTGGAATATTCCACCATGTCTATAACATGTATGATGAATTGAGCATGAGAAAAGCCGAGAGAGTACAATTATCAGCCATTGGTGTCTTAAATCAACGATCTGAACTacttataataagttttttcaCAAATATTCAAGAATGAAATGTGACTGTGGATTCCatcactgaaaaaaaaatcctcaaaCTGAAGGGCGCATATAATTTGAGACTAGATTCGAAGAAAATTGCTTCACCTTTTTGAGAAAATGAGCATCTTCTCCTGCAACAAAAGCATTATTCCTACAGTGAGAATCATTTAGATGATTGTATGTATCACCACAAGGAACCACACCCTCAACAAATATAGCTACAGAATAAATAACCAAACCTTCGCTAGGAGTATAACTGCTGGCGAAAGTTCAGCTTCACACACACAAAACACTATTACAAGTTTACTCAAAAGAGTTAGCTTATAGAAATGTATACATACAAACATTCACCTTCAGACTGAATAATCCGTAACGGTTTCACATTACCTAATTACATTAAATGATTAATGTAAAAGTCTATTCAACAGTTAGATTATTCtatgtttctatttcatattACATAATATGATTTGTGTAATATCCccaaaatataacttttaactatacttaaaaaattcttacatttataataaaatagaacaattataggaaaaaataaaattaatttacagttatcctaaaataatcataaatttaaaattttacagaaaatttataatgaattattACAAGTACAAACTGAATGGTCATACAAATCAAGTataaaccgaacggtcctaaatTAAGACAAAGAATTACAAGACCGAACGATCTTACTCTAGAGAAAGCTGCCTTCTCTTTCTAGCGCCTGTTCCAACGTACCTTTAGCGTCCTCTGCTCACACCTAGAGGGTGATCATTGTAGTGACAAAGACGACCGAACGAACAACATGACAAGACAGGAAAATAAGGAtaagctagtgtaatttaattaactatGTTAACATACAATTCCTACaatcacataataaaattatacatacaCATAAAccatacaatatataatataaccgACCATATTACACTGACTGTCCGAActgtatgaatatgtagctacGGCCGTTCGTGCACTCGTGGGTGGTAACCTAGAATAACCCATCAGTATTAGCGCAACATGGAAAACCCTTGAGCTTGCCATACAAGGTTAGCCCGTTATACCACACCTTAGGTCAAGGTTGTACATAGGCTAGggcctcctgctattctcaccacatgcatcaccATTCTTTACTTGAGACTTggtgaccattagaatgtcaggatgaatGCCAGCTTAGCATAACCACATTCATACTATTACCACATCACAACCAACCAccgagacattcctccttggaattctcaaTTCAGAtccatattataaaaatcacaTCATACTTCCACATTTCATCAGAATTATCAAGCTATACTTCATTAACATCATACTTACTCCTTCCTaacatgtttaattaaaatcacACAACTAGTAAAACCATTCCCATCATTGAACAAGACCGAGAAGAAGAGATTATAGAATCTTTATACAATACCAAACGGGAGGACACTCCCTTAACTCAAGaacatgaccgaacggtcatgtaACAGGTTGGGCTCAAGTATAAGTCAAATACAGCCTAAGACCGAATACTAATAAGCTTGGCCGAACACTAAGGACTTAGACATAATACTTATAACTTGTACCGAACACTTATAACTTAGGCCGAGTACTTAGAGCTTAGGCCGAACATTTGGAGCTTTGGTCGAGCGCCATTAGAACCGAATACAATTACAAGACCTATTATTATGAAGGGACTGAGTGCTAGTccaagaccgagcactactaATATTGAGtactagtacaagaccgagcactaccAAGACCGAGTGTTAGTCCATGACCGAACACTTCTAAGATTGAGCACTATCATACATGACCGAGTACTATCAAGACAATACATGACCGAGTACACCCATTATTATCAACTTCACTACTCTCACTCAACCTCTAATCCCCCAAACTTATATCATACAttcttatacattaattaaGAGTTACTTATATCTTTCTAACATCTTTAAAAAGAGTTTCATTCACACCTTTGAGGATCAAGTCTGCAGAATCACGAACTCAATGACAGAGAACCAGATTTTCTATACATACCAATCTTAACTTGAACACAAACCCCCTGTTTCACTACAATATTTCCTTCCAATTTCACTTGACCACTGAACCAGAAAAATGCAGACATCGAATCATCACACACATCATCAATATAATTTACACCATCAATACATAACACCAAATTCATCAATTTCACATACAtgcaacattttcaaaacaacaTATTCACATATCagaacaaattaattaaattagctAGCTTCCTTTACCTCTTGATCGGACAGCAAGCTCGATCAACAGTAGAATTGCGCTCACCACACCCCAAAATCCTAAAACACTTATAGCTCACTGATTTAGAAAGAATGATCACCCCAAAAGACCAAAGAACATGATCATAAACAAGAATAAGAAGATGATGAACACATGCAACCAGAAATTTGGCTTGCATGTGCCGGAAAACAGAATTTCTAGAAGGAGGTTGAACTTACTTATACTAAACTTGATTTTGATCGGTGAAAAAAATGTACTTGACTCCAATATTGCTTAAACGATGTCTAATTATCAAATagatgaaatgaaatgaaaaaatccTAAAGAGAATttgtagaaagaaagagaagaaaagaaactcaGAAGTTTTGGAAAAGAAGAAGTACATGCTGAAAATGacatgaaatttcaaaattttcatttatatacttCATTCAAAACTAATCGGTCCAATCGAATTCATACACATGTCTTCCTTcacttattttgatttttacaATCATTACAATTTAGATAAgtcaatatatatttcaataaagaaataaatatttagtgagaatttagataaattttaattttgtattttatccGTATAcgatttatattttgatttgatcattaatatgaaatgaatatatCCTATTAATTGTTTTAGACGTTTTATAATTACGTACTAAAAAACCTATTTCgtattaaagtttttaaataattaagaagtAATTTCGAAACAAGTTACACTGCTATgccaataacaaaatataaattatgaacgttaaaataaatattagctTTAAACTTTTTTTGTCCCGTTATAtgtggatgttcagtttagtctccgttttttaaaatgtaaatatttagtccttgagttataaaaaatgtatcaaatgagtccttttttgactaaaggtttacatttttaaaagcgagaactaaactgaacatccgctcataacttagataccaaaaagaggtttaaacctaaatattacTCTATCAGagtaaaaagataaagaaaaaacattataaaaggACAATCTAACTTGTTTATAtgatataaagttattttaaacgTGCCATGCAATTTTCATgataatatattcaaaactttattttacagTGAGATCTTTACgtaacatattaatttttttctcgaTAAAAAATTTATTCGATTCTATAAGAATGTTAAGatagttaatatttaaatatatatatatatatatatatatatatatatatatatatatatataatttaatgtcaATGAATGGAAAATATATGCAAcatttattctcttaattaagataattaaatgtaataaatatatatgatattttagcttatttactatgctagttattctcttaattaggataattaaatgtaataaatgtatataatattttagcttatttagtgGGGCTGAAGATCAGCTTCaaagattgtaattatttgtatatatatgaaagttctcAAGAAGAGAAGACACAGTTTTCTGGCTCAattctttctaaatttaacaTGATATCAGTCTAGGTTACGATTCCCAAACctagtttgtgttttttttttcagtctcGTGTTCTCGACTCTCGACTTTCAACTTTCGAACTTTCGATTATCGAATCTTCCCTCTGTTTTTCCTAGCTCCATGGCTTCCGAAAAATATGATGTCTTGTTCGTTCGCCTTAACGAAAAAAACTACTCTGCTTGGGCATTCCAATTTGAGATTTTTGTCATCGGAAAAGATTTGTGGGGTCATGTTGATGGCAGCACTCCCGCTCCTGACAAAGACAAAGATAAGGTCGCTCATGCTAAGTGGGCCGTCAAAGATGTTCAAGTCATGGCCTGGATCCTAAGTTCCGTGTATTCAAACATTGTCCTGAATTTTCATCCTTACAAGACTGCAAGCACAATGTGGTCTTACCTGAAGAAAATTTATAGTCAAAATAATGCAGCTCGTCGATTCCAACTTGAGCACAACATCGCTAATTTTAAACAAGATAGTCTCTCCATCTCTGAATTTTACTCTCAATTCATGAACCTTTGGGTTGAATACACTGATATAATTTATGCAAACTTGCCTTCCGAAGGTCTTAGTTCCGTACAAACAATTCATGAGATTACTAAACGTGATCAATTTCTTATGAAATTGCTATATGACTTTGAAGGTATCCGGTTCAatctcatgcatagaaatcatgTCCCATCGTTGGATGCATGTCTTAatgaaatagataaaataaattccaaaatgaatttttgttcaaaaataaaatcttattgaAACTGTCGAATTCATCCTTTGAAACCATATCACATTCTCGATTagattaaataagataaattaagaCGGTATTTTATAAACCTTTATAATTCTCACTAAAGAGTAAACTCATTTCCAATAAGTATTATTTAATCTGACCATTATCTTagttattagttttatttagatgTTACTGATGTTAGACATTTAAAGTGTCATGGTCCATGGTTTGATACTAAATTATGTGAAGAGTTTTGGTAATTTGTACTACCGAAGTAGCACGAGTCCATGTCTGACACATGTAAAGGACGAAGAAATGTATATATCATACTTTTCAGTGCTATTATTGTATAATATATGAAACTGAACCTTACCAAGTGCAACAGTGTATGGTATATGCGAATTTAATTGTAAGCAATAAAGCAGGATCATTTTCTAATTACATCATCGCATGCATCACCAAAATACCTATTCTTAAATATCCAACTGGACCACACAATAAACTTTGTAAATTATATTCACGCACTCACTTAGCTGATGATAAACACAGTCATATGTTTCTAGCTTTGTCCTTTTAAAGCTTGGCAATCACCCCATTTTGAATTGGCTTCGCAGATATCCCATTATCTTTATCATCCAAATCACTTGCACTTGGGGGAACATCTACTGCTGGGGAGCAATTGAAAAATCCATGTGGCTGCATCATGAATAGCACAATAAAATTAATGCTAATTCTATCAATACAgaatattcttcttctttaaacAACTTTGTTGCTTCCACCTATGGAAATTTCTCCTATAAACTTAATGTATGGTTCTCTCACATATTCGAAAATGAACTTGGGTTTTGGATTAGGAGACTTCAAATAAGATTCACACGGAAGAACTGTAGTGAACTAAAAATTTAGGAAATAAGCATGTCTCAGTAGCTCAATAGGAATATTTTCACAGAAAGAATGACAAGAAAATAAGCTAATTTTGAGTGGAATACCATAAGCAGAAAGCCAATGCGTTCCACTGGCATAACTGGCCAGTCTTCCAATCGAGGAATGTGTGTCACACCAAACACGTACCTGTAATATTTCACCATGTCAGTTAACATCTACACAGAATGAATAAGAACAAAGTCTTCTAGAGTTATTAGCCAAATATGTGTTAATCCATTAAACATTctatatcgactagagatacaACGAAAAGAAGTTTGTGCAAATTATTgatcaattacttttttttttcatatacagTATCCGGAGACTGATTAATAAAGAGTAACATGTGAAACAAAAACAAGTGAACTAACCAAAGAACTATATCAGCTTCCTCCAGTGATCTATTTTGCTGAACCCATGTAGCCAAACCCTCTCCAACACGTGGATTCTGATTAGGGAACTCTCCTCCTGGCTGCATTTCGTCAGGAACATAAGGAGTGACCCAAAGATTGTGCTTCAAGAAAGCTGCTCTTCTCAGAAACTTGGCCTCTGAACCAGCCAAGGGTAAACAATTTGAACCAGGTACCAACTTGTATCCTGTTAGCTGCCCGGTTCGGTTTACCGTCCTGGTGTTTCTCACCTAAAACAGGAAATTCAAGTCAGCAACACTGGGTAGAATAtgttaaatagtatttttttttttttaacaagtaaATAATCCCACTTTGAGTAATATAACTGCAAGATAAAGggttacaaaaaaaaaaggaatcttttgtttcatttctttctttcaagtGGAAGGAACTTACAATCCAATGTCGAGCAGATAAAGGGTTACAATCACGCATTGCTTCCAATTCTGATTTAAGCAGTTTTTCCTCTGCATAAAATGCGTTGTTGTGAACATTATTCTCTCCTGGCTGTTCAACTTTGACATCCACCTCAACAACCTGGAACGGAGAAGTAGAACTTTGTCACTACTTTCATCTATTATTTGTGATTATACCTCCTGAATTTCAGAATTTTGATGGAGGTGAAAGAccctttcttccctttttttcaAAGGGAACCACACCATGGACtattaagtaataaaagaaGTTCAACATGATAATATCACAGGAAAGTAAGAAAACGACAGAAACTTCATACAGACATGGGCGGCTATATCAAAGATCATGTTAGTTAATGTGACATTACCAAAAGGGATACTCATATGTACTCTTAATATTGGTATTATTCAAAACACCATTCATTCTTATGCTTATCCTGATACTGAATGCAAGCTACACAATTGAAGATTTTCatgcaattaatttttttttctaaaacaaaatttgagacCAGCAATAATGACATTACACTGGCTCAAAATATTGAAGTATGAGCCATTCAAAATATTCCCATCAGCATTGATCTTGCCCAAAGAAAATTTTAGTTGAACTCTGACCTGATTAAATGCTTCACCAGGCTTGCAATCAACAGCCATGTCCATACGAGCAACAAAAAAGTGTTGATGGACAGGCGCATATAATCCAGGTGCAATGGTTGTGCCATATTTTCGAGTTTCGCCTGGTTGCAACGCTCCTAAACTGAGAATTCCCGTGAGCTTGACCTCAGCTTCTATTTTTCCATCCTGAAAGAAGGAAACAGCAAATAGAAAATCAGAGAGACAGTCAATTCATATGCTTATGTTTGAACATTGAAATCCACCACAAAAACATGAATGCCTGTAGAGGGGTAGGATAAACAGTACAGAACATAGCAATGAAAGTCAGAATAAACATACTCAGTGAAAGAATGCATTTCTTAATCACGCAGTTAggataaaaaatttctttctttctggtTCAGCTGCTAGGGTACATAGCAGAACCCTCACCTTGAAACCAGCACTCTCTACTCTCATTTAAAAATCTGGGACAcccacttttatatattttaaattttagagtaTCTCTGTGTATATCACCAAGCCTCAAACATGATTGAAACTCTACCAGTCTTATCAGAGACAACAACTTGCCTGATAGAAGTGCCAGAAAAATCCATACTCATAGTTAGCCACAGTGCATATAAAAGATACTGTCAGCCTTCTAGACCGTCGAACTTCAGCCAAACCTGTTCTCCAGTCTTGATGCTTCCATAAAATACCATGATCCTCTTCATGCAAGCAGACACAATTCTCTATTGTCTCAACACCTCCAGTAAAGTTTGTGAAGTGAGCATCGAAATATTTGACATAGCCTAAACAATCACAACCCTGCAATAAAGCCTCTTgcaaagcaaattttaatttcatctaCGCTGAGAAAGAATATTAATTTGACTAGATTAGAAGAAAATGCCTCAACCTTCTTGAGAGAATGAGCATTTTTACCCAAACCATCTTCTCCTGCATCAAAAGCATTCTTCCTGTAGTGAGGATCGTTTGGATCTCCATAAGGAACCACCATCTCAACAAAACTCAATCTGTGGGCCACTGGTCTTCTTCCTCGACTTCCATCAATATAGGCTACAGAATAAATAACCAAACCTTCTCTAGGAGTAAAACCAATACGAAAGTTCCactgcacacacaaaaaaaaaaaatacttttacaaGTTTACAACATAGCTTGTATCAATTAGCCAGTAGAAAAGTAAAGATACAGACAAGACAATCACCTTCTGCCATTGAATGAAGTGCCCGTTGACACGAAAACTTGGACCTTCAGGCTGAATAATCTGTAATGGCTTTACATCACTTCTATCAACTCCTCCCCGAGTTTCACCAGAAGTATAATTTCTCAGTGGATCAGCAGGTGGAAGAGGGATCAGTTTTCGATCTTCAAACTCAAGAATTTCCATATTTTGCATGTCAACAAGTATATAGATTCCTTCAACTGGACGCGCATAGCCATTTTCCATGGGGCAGTCACTTTCAGTTCTGCAAAAGATTAGTGGTTTAGCAAGCCTGCGGCTAGGGGCGTCTGTTTCGCTATGATATCCTACACACCTGTAAGTTTCAGCTCCATTAGAAAGAACAGATCAATGAAATACCTTCATATGAAATGTGCTGAAATCATCTCAAATTAGCAACTAACCATGCATCCACCATCACGAGATCCATGTCGTCAATCCCTCTTCTCTTCATTGCTTCTCGAAATGGAGGGAAGTCCTTCACAACAGCTTCACATTCAGCATACTCCACAGCATCCTGTACATATAGAATGAATTACACAATGCTATTCTGATTTGGAACTAATAGAGATAAGGACTAACAGATAAGTGTGGAGGTTGCTTCAATTTTACATATTAGAGTATTGTTGTCAAAAGTAGGAGTTTTAGGTTCAGAAGAATGAAGTGACATACAAGAGAATGAAACAAAAGTTTCTATTAATTGAGATATATTATCATGAATGGATAAGTTCATCAAACTTAGAGCACTAAGTTTGGATAACAGACCATGATAAGGAAATACGGTAACCAATCCTAGTTTATGatgaaaaataggaaaataaattcTAGCAGAGAATCTATTCTATGATGTGATAAGATACTTTCATGTACTTTAATTGTTCCAAGTACGTTTATTTAATTGCATGCATGTGAAAAACAAATATGCTAcaatattaacatttatttgaCTTCTattccataaatatttttatgcaaGTTCTAGCAAAGGTGTTTAAATAGGAAAGCGAAAAAAATCTATCTCGCATAGAGGCAAAACAAGGTTCCAGCTACAATAAGCATGGGGATAAGGAAGACTGTAAATTATAATAAGGAGCAAAACTTTATCAAGTAAACATATTTACCATTGGTGGCTGAACATTTGGAATGACTTTGGAAGAAATAACTTTGCCTCTATGGTGACCACCTCGAGTTGCTGCATGCACTTCCCTGAGTTCAACAATCCATATGCTAGTCTCATTTGACCTTTTGTTGTACACAACCAATCGTGCTTTCCTTGGGGGAAGTTTAGAAGGAATCACAGGTCCTCCTTTAGTCCTGGGAAGCAAAGAAGGCTGGAAAGGAGGGAAGAAATATGCATCTGCTAATGCAATAACTTGCTTATCTGGTTCTACCAGTACTACTTCAACAAAGCGCATGCTATCCCTCACCTAAGAGAATAATCAAATAATGGTAAATATTGAGAAACAACCGTTTATCTTTCAAATGTTATTATTAAGCTGGCAAAAGTAAGTGATGTTTTCCCCATACAAATTCCTAAACATTCAAACACAAACATATCATAACCATACTAGGTAATAAGTTTAAAGCTAAAtctaaaatgaaagagaaaattatgaAGCAATCTACCTCAGGGGTTGCCCCAGCAGCCCGAACTGTAGCTACAGCCACTGATATTTCAGCAGCTGACAGTGGATCCAAAGGGTGGCAAGTTTGAGCTCTCATCATGACTGGAATACCTATGCCAGGAAATAagcaaagaattttttttttatagaagaagaaatttcatcaaagacaaAAGAGATCAACTAGAAAGAGAGTATAATGAACCCCTTGAATCAAAAAATACCAAACACGTTAATACAAAAAATCCGAGAAAAACAGGGAAAGAAGACGAGTAAGAAGTGTTCAACATATAAAACTAATCACATGTCTTCACCTGACACTACCagcttaaatttttaaaatgtagtaAAGCTTCCAAATCTCTCTGAAAATACGAGTAGCGACACTTTTATGTCAAAGAAACCGAAGACTTCAATCACAGATCAAAAATTTTGGTAAAGAAACATCCTTAAAAAATGGTCCTCTCCAACTACACCTACTAAGGGACTAAATAAACCACACAGTGAACATTTTTGTGGGAGTGAGGGAATCCGGCTCATATAAGATAGCACTACATCAGGTAGTGTTAAACAAGTC
Proteins encoded:
- the LOC106777802 gene encoding uncharacterized protein LOC106777802, encoding MATAQEKATPNNLSNNPTASNSSAVPSSWAHPAADPFRNRPPVSALMSAVDSFPDPPPKTTSTTKGIPVMMRAQTCHPLDPLSAAEISVAVATVRAAGATPEVRDSMRFVEVVLVEPDKQVIALADAYFFPPFQPSLLPRTKGGPVIPSKLPPRKARLVVYNKRSNETSIWIVELREVHAATRGGHHRGKVISSKVIPNVQPPMDAVEYAECEAVVKDFPPFREAMKRRGIDDMDLVMVDAWCVGYHSETDAPSRRLAKPLIFCRTESDCPMENGYARPVEGIYILVDMQNMEILEFEDRKLIPLPPADPLRNYTSGETRGGVDRSDVKPLQIIQPEGPSFRVNGHFIQWQKWNFRIGFTPREGLVIYSVAYIDGSRGRRPVAHRLSFVEMVVPYGDPNDPHYRKNAFDAGEDGLGKNAHSLKKGCDCLGYVKYFDAHFTNFTGGVETIENCVCLHEEDHGILWKHQDWRTGLAEVRRSRRLTVSFICTVANYEYGFFWHFYQDGKIEAEVKLTGILSLGALQPGETRKYGTTIAPGLYAPVHQHFFVARMDMAVDCKPGEAFNQVVEVDVKVEQPGENNVHNNAFYAEEKLLKSELEAMRDCNPLSARHWIVRNTRTVNRTGQLTGYKLVPGSNCLPLAGSEAKFLRRAAFLKHNLWVTPYVPDEMQPGGEFPNQNPRVGEGLATWVQQNRSLEEADIVLWYVFGVTHIPRLEDWPVMPVERIGFLLMPHGFFNCSPAVDVPPSASDLDDKDNGISAKPIQNGVIAKL